In Pantoea agglomerans, the genomic stretch GATGGCGGCGCGATGAATAACTGATGAATTGATTAAGACGAGAGGGCGGCATCTGAAGAATTTATTAGCGTCGCGAATATGGCATTAATCTGATTTTTGCGCAGGGTATTGCACTTTCATTTTTACCGGTTGGCGGGCCTCAATACTAATGGCTGGTAGTCTTTTTCCTAAAATAGTCAGGGGACAGCGGGGCCTACTTGTAAAGAAGCCAGTAATAACTAGTATAGCAACGTGCTGTTAAAAGTCTGCGCTTATGTTGATATTCGCCCACTGATTTGGCACCTAATGTTGTGAATTGTGATCTGCCCCGTGGGTATGCATCAGGCAACCGGTCCGGGAATAGCAGGCCGGAAACAGGATATCAAAAGCGGTATTGGCAGCGACAGCCAAGGGCGGTAGCGTGCCTGAAACGCCTTTTACGTTTAGAAAATAATCAGTGCGTCACCACAGGTAAGTCAGAGTAATCTGTTGGTATTCATCACGATTTTCCTGTTTTTTACTAAGGAAACGGGTGTAGACGTACCCTGGAACTCCCCTCAGTTACGCATATGTCGACGAGAGACTGGTTCGCTCAATTATTACACAGCTCAGGGCGTCACGGGTTAAAGGAAATAAAATAAAGAGTTAAATATGCGCGATACTGAAATTACGTTTAAAAGTCTTTTCACTAAATTGTTGTTGGCAGGTTCGGATTTAATTTGTTTTAACGCAGCATTATTCATCGCGCTGGCGTTAATTAATATGATGTCTGATTCACCGCTGGCAGATATTTCTGAAAAAGATCTGAATTTGAAAATAGCTACGCATATTCTCCTGTCGGTAATTTGCGTCGGATGGTTCTGGGTCAGGCTGCGTCACTTTACCTACCGCAAACCATTCTGGTTCGAGCTGAAAGAAGTTTTTCGTACCATTCTTATTTTTTCTATTATCGACCTGTCGATTACCGCGCTGTCACAGTGGCAAATGTCGCGCTTCGTCTGGTTGCTGACCTGGGTGCTGGCGCTGGTGTTGATTCCGCTGTCGCGCGCGGTGGTCAAACATATGCTTAATCACTATGGCCTGTGGAAAAAGCAGACCATTATTATCGGCAGCAGCAAGAACGCGCAGGAAGCCTGGCAGGCGCTGCAGAGCGAAGAGGTGATGGGCTTCGACGTTATCGCCTTTTACGACGTCGACGGCAGCTGCCCGCAGGCGAGCATCTCCGGCGTGCCGGTGCTGCGCGAAGAGGCCGAACTCTGGAACCTGACCCACAGCGAAACGCAGTTTATCGTGGCGGTCGAGTTTGAGCAGAGCCAGTATCGCGACGTATGGCTGAAGAACCTGGCGATGCACAACTGCCGCTCGGTCTCTGTTATCCCGACGCTGCGCGGCGTGCCGCTCTACGGCACCGACATGGCCTACATCTTCAGCCATGAAGTGATGATCCTGCGCGTGAATAACAACCTGGCGAAGCGCACCTCGCGCTTCCTGAAGCGGGCATTCGATATCGTCGGCGCGCTGTCGATTATTATCATGCTGCTGCCTGCGCTGCTGGTGCTCGGCTTTCTGGTCGGCCGCGACGGTGGACCGCCGATTTACGGACATGAACGCGTCGGCATGAACGGCCGCAAGTTCAAATGCCTGAAGTTCCGCTCGATGGTGATCAACTCCAAAGAGGTGCTGGAAGAGGTGCTGCGCACCGACCCCGTGGCGCGCGCCGAGTGGGATAAAGATTTCAAACTGAAAAACGATCCACGCATCACTAAGGTCGGCCACTTCATCCGCAAAACCAGCCTGGATGAACTGCCGCAGCTGTGGAACGTTGTGCGCGGCGACATGAGCCTCGTCGGTCCGCGCCCGGTGATTGAAGATGAACTTTGCCGTTATGCCGGGGATGTCGACTACTATCTGATGGCGAAGCCAGGCATGACGGGATTGTGGCAGGTCAGCGGTCGTAACGACGTTGATTACGAAACGCGTGTCTATTTCGATTCGTGGTACGTAAAAAACTGGTCGCTGTGGAACGATATCGCCATTTTGTTCAAAACGGTTGGTGTCGTACTGAAGCGCGATGGGGCGTATTGATAGCAGGCGAGTGCGGGGAGCGAAGCTCAGACGCTCCCTGATTTCAAGCGCCGCTGCTGGCAACGTCATTGGCGATAGCCGCCATTATCGTGGCTGAAGGAAGCCGTTAACGGGTGGAACGCAACGCATGCGTTTGCTTATTCATCTGTTAACGGTAGCAACAAAAAAGAGTTAGGGAGCAAGTGATAATGACAGGCATTTTCAGTGCTTAGGCTGGCGAGTTTATTTTTTTTCAGCGCTTACACAGCGGCGTTTTCGCCTCTATCAATCAATAACTGATAGCGAAGATCTAAATGATTACAATCAAAACGAAATTGATACCCATGCTGGTATCCGCCACATTTCTCTCAGGGTGTACGGTTGTTCCAGGCCAGCACCTTTCCACTAGCGGAAAAGATGTCGTTGAGCAGCAGGACAGCAACTATGACATCGATAAGTATGTCAATGTCTTCCCGTTAACGCCGCGCCTGGTTGAGCAGATGCGTCCCAAGCCGCTAGTGGCGCAAGCTAACCCAGGGCTGCAGAACGAAATTCAGAACTATGAATACCGCATCGGCATCGGCGACGTGATTAACGTAACCGTATGGGATCACCCGGAGCTGACGACGCCGGCTG encodes the following:
- the wbaP gene encoding undecaprenyl-phosphate galactose phosphotransferase WbaP gives rise to the protein MRDTEITFKSLFTKLLLAGSDLICFNAALFIALALINMMSDSPLADISEKDLNLKIATHILLSVICVGWFWVRLRHFTYRKPFWFELKEVFRTILIFSIIDLSITALSQWQMSRFVWLLTWVLALVLIPLSRAVVKHMLNHYGLWKKQTIIIGSSKNAQEAWQALQSEEVMGFDVIAFYDVDGSCPQASISGVPVLREEAELWNLTHSETQFIVAVEFEQSQYRDVWLKNLAMHNCRSVSVIPTLRGVPLYGTDMAYIFSHEVMILRVNNNLAKRTSRFLKRAFDIVGALSIIIMLLPALLVLGFLVGRDGGPPIYGHERVGMNGRKFKCLKFRSMVINSKEVLEEVLRTDPVARAEWDKDFKLKNDPRITKVGHFIRKTSLDELPQLWNVVRGDMSLVGPRPVIEDELCRYAGDVDYYLMAKPGMTGLWQVSGRNDVDYETRVYFDSWYVKNWSLWNDIAILFKTVGVVLKRDGAY